From a single Thermomicrobiales bacterium genomic region:
- a CDS encoding ABC transporter permease: MAESQATSANALDADSAVAAGHRQDTMTRLIMRRFLRHRLAVISLFVLLLLVLSAAFAPLIAPYNPDALSTSERLQGPSARHWLGTDDVGRDIFSRVLYGGRISLLIGIAATAVSLLIGTIVGAVAGYFGGFLDNMLMRVVDIFLSFPSLFILIVLATVIRTNSVLRQYSGSIWPIAIVIGGLSWMALARLVRATFLSLREKEFVEAARAAGASNSRIMIRHILPGSLGPIIVQGTLLIAATIITESGLSYLGFGVQPPTATWGTLLDNAQGKMQELPLFAIAPGLMIFLTVMSINYVGDGLRDAFDPHSFR; this comes from the coding sequence ATGGCAGAATCGCAGGCCACCTCGGCCAACGCACTCGACGCAGATAGCGCTGTCGCCGCCGGTCACCGTCAGGACACGATGACCCGGCTGATCATGCGGCGTTTCCTGCGCCACCGGCTGGCCGTTATCAGCCTGTTCGTCCTGCTGTTGCTCGTCCTCAGCGCAGCCTTCGCGCCACTCATCGCGCCATACAATCCGGATGCGCTCTCAACATCCGAGCGCCTGCAGGGCCCGTCCGCCCGGCACTGGCTCGGCACCGACGACGTTGGCCGCGACATCTTCTCGCGCGTGCTCTACGGCGGGCGCATCTCGCTGCTCATCGGCATCGCCGCGACAGCCGTTTCGCTGCTGATCGGCACCATCGTCGGCGCAGTCGCTGGCTACTTCGGCGGCTTCCTCGACAACATGCTGATGCGCGTCGTCGACATTTTCCTGTCGTTCCCGTCGCTCTTCATCCTGATCGTGCTGGCCACGGTCATCCGCACCAACAGCGTCCTGCGGCAGTACTCCGGCAGCATCTGGCCGATTGCGATCGTCATCGGCGGCCTGTCGTGGATGGCGCTGGCCCGGCTCGTCCGGGCGACGTTCCTGAGCCTGCGCGAGAAGGAGTTCGTCGAGGCGGCCCGTGCGGCAGGCGCGAGCAACAGCCGGATCATGATCCGTCACATCCTGCCCGGCTCACTCGGTCCGATCATCGTTCAGGGCACGCTGCTGATCGCTGCGACGATCATCACCGAGTCCGGCCTGTCCTACCTCGGCTTCGGCGTCCAACCGCCGACCGCCACCTGGGGCACGCTGCTCGACAATGCGCAGGGCAAGATGCAGGAGCTACCGCTCTTCGCCATCGCTCCCGGCCTGATGATCTTCCTGACGGTCATGAGCATCAACTACGTCGGTGACGGCCTCCGCGACGCCTTCGACCCGCACAGCTTCCGCTAA